GCCAGTTGTGCGCTGAAGGAAAACATGAGTGTAGAAGAAGGCAGAAAAGGCCTGTGGATAGAAAAATACAACAGTTTACATAACCTGTCTCTTGACATCAGAACAATATACACATGAGGCTGCGTGCTTTTCGTCTACATGTTTTGGTTGATATTGACCAAGCCTATGAATAAAAACCACCCTAGTGACAGTCAATCAGCAAATAAATAATAGACAGAAAATAACTTCATCTGATTGTTAAATTGCTTGTACCAGAgtatacaaagacattttgagACTGTCACTTTGGATGAAAAATAGAATATATTCATAATAGTTTGATTGAACCTAAAAGGCGTTTCCTGCAGGGGAATTGACTTTACCATGAAGTTGCCCCTGACTTTGGGCTGAAAGACTCCATCAAAGGAACACTCGGAGAATGAACACTTGTCAAAGGAGAAGATCTGGGACATGTTGCCCAGGCAGTGCTGGTAATTCCCAGTTCCGAACACAGTCAGGGAGTCCTGGGGGCTGTAGGGAACAGGCCTTTGTTCTGCCGTGCACGGGGAGTCGAATACCTTGTTCAGTTTCACAGAGACACTGAAATCTGCTGGATAGCAAGGGTGTGATACATGGGGCCCAGCACCTTGAGTCTGAGAGACAGAGCGGACAAAACACATACCTTTGTGTCCATATCCTTGTGataagtgtatacagtacatacagtatttgaCTCTTAACATTGCTCTATGGATCTATGtgtaatgttactgttttttggAGAAGGTTACCTTGATAAAGTGAGCCAGCAGTCTAAGTAAGACTTGGTCCCGGCCATAGCACAGGAAGCTATGCGTGTAAAGGCGGTAGTCTTGGCCATAAAGACGCAGCTCCATGACCTTACTCTTGTCCTCCACTGTGTCTGAGGTCTCAAAGCTAATCTGAGTGGAAGCGCCTCCAAAGTCCAGTGCACCCACTGTGCCTCTGCCAGGACTCAGCCAACGCCCCACAAAGCCATACTGAGTGAAACAGGGAAGAATGAGAAGGATTGTATAAAGGAGGGCTAGTCTATCTGGAGAagaaaaagaatgcaaactAATGTCCCTGATTCATCAATCCGCACATGGTCAACACTTCTTCACATGCATTCTATAGTGTTATTGAATGGCTCTGATGCCGGCTGTGAACCTGTAAAGCTTCACCTTGATAAAGTTCTCTAACAGGTAGTTGACAGTGACCCAGCCATATGCACCCTCCTCCTGTCCACTCAAGATTGTTGCCCCTCTGAAATCAAAAGGATAGGTGCGCAGTTTGTTGCCTACTTCCTCCAATATCTCCTCTGACTGAGTGGGGTTGGCTATGCTGTGGGGAAAGATAAAAGAGTCACAGGACTAGACAACAGTCTTAAAATAGCCTCCCTTTGCTTTACAGCACACATCCCTGTGTAAATAGTTGCACCACTCAAAATGTCTGATGAGTGAGAAACATTATTATAGAAATAATTGTAATGGTACGCAAGTGTTTTCTCACTGTGACGAGCAAACACTTTCATATGCCCCACTTTTTGATGTTCTAGGCCCCTGTTCTAGACCCCTGTTCTAGACCCCTGTTCTAGGCCCCTGTTCTAGACCCCTGTTCTAGGCCCCTTCACGTGAATGGGAAAGTGTAAcctggtactgtatatagatAGATAGCAAACAGCTAATTATGCATGCACTTAAAATCATGTCATTTGTTTAATGTGAAATGTTGGTTTAGTGTTTTGTGTACATGGTGTGTCCCATACAAACTGGGCACCAATTGGTCACTAATACTAACAGAGACATTCTCATGTGGTTCCTGACAAAACCAATGTTTTCATACTTGGCATCTGATCTAAAAGCAGACTGAACACTCCTTTTGTGCATCTCCACTCACTTCAGTAGCCTCATTCCCGCTGTGGCTCCCAGATACACTGGGGTGAGGTGGTGTCTGGATTTAGGGATGTCTTTCAAAACCTGTTCCAGACAGGGCTCCAGGCTACGTCCTGCACCCCCCTTCTCCCTTGCATAACTGGATATCCCTCCTCCTGGGTGGGTAGAGATAGCATAGTCAGAATATATAAGAGAGACATGAATAGGTCATTTgaacacaatgaaatgttttgagtgTTTCGATGGTTATCTGCCCTAACGAAACCAATGTTATGGAATAGAGGAACTTATGGAGAGGTCATAGTGTATACGCGACAGGAACAGGAAACAGACTACTCTGTCAAATTACACAATACATCActgtgaaagtgaaatgaatGTTGGATGGGTCCGTATTAACAGAGATAACTAATTTTCTTGGGAAGGacagaaatgaaaatgaaattatttaagAAGTCACAGCATGTCAAGCTCTAACAGTAATTTACATCATTCTAAATCCACTTCCTAAATCTACTCCAAGGAATTTCATGTAGATTTAGAAATGTCAGGTTTGAGACATTTTCTAATAGAGATCAGCATaaccagttcagccaggaaacccgaGTGGTAATTGGTCAGCACCGCATCAGCTGATGCTCCTATCACATGTCAGATTGCAACCTGTCTGTTTAACcatcaggttactcactcaATCGGATGATGATGTTTGTGCTAGCATGCGGGCGctcgcccacccaccaccactgCCTCAACTTGTTCAGTTCTGTGTTCCTTGTGACGGAGATCGGCActgcgtaccttgctcattACCATggtaattgcattaataatatCAAGGTTATGTTATTGTTGGTAGTAACATACACACCAGTGGTGGCCAACCTTTTCAACTTACTGTACCACCGACAGAATTTTGCTCTGCTTGGCGTACCCCTGAAGTatcccctcatgttaatttcactagtaagtctatggtgtcatgagtgttttcaagttccccctgtggagaggccaagtacccccaggggtcctagtacccctggttgggaaccactgatatacacaatcatgtgatggcaataaGTTACCCCAGGgaagcagaacctaatgccaggACTTGCATGTACAGGGCTGTGCATAAGTTCaccaataaatggttaaactaataCACAgcgttttctgtctgaactacCTTTTCTTGTACAGAAAACTCCTTTTCTAGAAAAGAACAGAAATTAAATGACAGTATTTTCAGAAGAATAAGTCACAGCCTGTCATGCATACCACAGCATGATGTATGGGATCCCATCTCTTCGGGTTGTACAGAAGTGCCAAGAAGGTAGATGTTGATTTACCCTCTTACCTTTAACATGACACTCGCTATGCTGAGTGACAATGCCAGTGCCATTTTGTTTATCAGACGGCCACTTGTAGATGTACACTGCAGTGTGTGATGAGCCCGCATCCAAGACTACTCCATACTGAAACAGAACAGTTGGAAGTCAGAGATGAAAGCAAAATGGAATCAAGCAACACATCCCGACATTGTATTGTGCAGCTCAGTTTGGCACTCACACtacaatgccagggttgtgggtccAAGCCAGGAAGATCAtttatgcactcactactgtgagttgctctggataaaagtgtctgctgAATTACTTTAAATGTACGGGATATTTCTGAATTTGCCCGTTCAATACTAATCTATTTTGTGATTTTTGTGCTATTTTGTGATTTACGTGTCAAAGTGAAAGGTTTCCACAACAAAGTAACGTAATGTATTATCCCGCAACTTTCATGAAACAAAAACCGAAACATTACCCTTAccaatttattttgtattttagtaCTTTATTGCATAAACATTTACTTACTGTGACTGaattgtgtggttgtcccacctagaTCCCTAGTTATTTAGCATAAGAGTGTATGCGAAATAACTAAgatataacaaaataaatgtaaacctGAACAAAAAAACTGTCCATATAACTCTTCACAAAAAGAAAGTTAACTTCACTTGATgtggacagaaagagacagaggaaaaacaTAGCCATAAGGATGATGGAAAACAAGCAGAGAAATAGGCATGGCTTTATTCTCTAGCTTTTATTCTTGCCCTTTATTTTCTGGTCTTTTATCTCTTCCTTTTATGATTCCCTTTGAGGTTGGGCTTGGTTCAAAAAAATATTCCCAGTGAATGGTCTGACACTGGATTTATAAGGCAAGATACTGCATGTTATAGGCACAACAAGTCTGGAACTGAACAAGTCTACAGGCAAGGAGTATCGCCAAGTTCTAAATACTGGATTTAGTTATTTAAAACTCTATCTGTCTCTGACGTCTTCATGTAATGACATTTAATCAGTCTATTCAACTCCACATTGTGCACATCTGTTGTATTTGTAGTACTGTATTAGTGGTTCTTTGTATTGCCACTGTAATAGGGAATATACGTACATAACTACAATTGTTTACAGTTTACAAGAATGACTCTTATCATTATACTGAATGGAACACAAAACAAGTATTCaaatgactacaaaaaacatgacaaagatTAGCTCCCATTAATTGTGATGCACTGATGCTCTAAGCCCTACAGCAATGTATGACCATTCAAAAGCTCAGGGTCACTTCGAAATGAAGTTTTTGAAAGGAAAAGCACACTTCTTGTCCattaaaacaacagaaatacagtgtagacatgttgtaaatgactattgtacctGGAAACGGATAAAGGAATATTTATAACcacttttccaaaaatgttgggatgctgtgtaaaatgtaaagaaaaacatagtgcaatgaagtgcaaatcatttaaaccttatattcattagaaaatactacaaaaacaacatatcaaatgttcaaactgagaactgttattgtttcttgagaaATATATGccaaatttgaatttgatgccagcaacatgtttcaaataaactgggacaggggcaaaaaAGACTGGAGAAGTcatgtaatgcaaaaaaactaagcctggtggaatatcacgcAACTAATTAAGTCCATTGGCAACAGGTCCGTAACATAATTGGGTATACAAAGAGCATCCctgagaggatgagtctttcagaagtaaagatggggagggtttcaccactctgtgactgttcaggcaaatagtgcaaccatTTTAAGAATTTCTCAACgtcaaattgcaaagagttcggggatctcatcatctacagaacataaaatcattaaaggTTTCAGAGAATCCGGGGAAAATGTACCCATGGGACAAAGCCGAAAacttcaggccctcaggtggcactgtattaaaaacagacatgattctgtagtggaaatcccTGCATGGGcccaggaacacttctgaaaaccattgtctgtgaacacagtatgttgctgcatttACAAATGCAAGTTCAATCTCTACTGTGCAAAGAAACCAtttataggtgctggtcatataattagaatatcatcaatatcagtaattccattcaaaaagagatacttgtatattatattaattcattgcacacagactgatatatttcaaatgtatttcttttaatcaatgcatttcttttaactgtgatgattataaccgacaactaatgaaaatcccaaattcagtatctcagaaaatttgattattacttaagaccaatacaaaaaaggatttttagaaatgttggccagctgaaaagtatgaacatgaaaggtatgagcatgtacagcactcaatacttagttggggttccttttgcctgaattactgcagcaatgcggcgtggcatggagtcgatcagtctgtggcactgctcatgtgttatgagagcccaggttgctcttatagtggccttcagctcttctgcattgttgggtctggcgtatcgcatcttcctcttcacaataccccatagattttctatagggttaaggtcaggcgagtttactggccaattaagaacagggataccatggtccttaaagcAGGTACTGGTAGTGTTTTGGTGACTGGGAAGGACTGTATATTTTAGCTGGTCTTTAAAAGGTTGTGGCCATGGAGGGGGCATCGATCAGAATGCAGACAAGATGTTCCTTTTAGATGATTTATTAGAATAAATGTTTCAGCGGGTATTGGTGTGTGGTTCTaaaacagagatacagacataaATCAGTAATCAGTAGACCTTCATCAcaggtagctttggcactgtgtgctctaaaacttcctggtagacggctgcgttgaccttggacctcagaaaacacagtggaccaacaccagcagattaCATGTTacaccaaaccatcactgactgtggaaactttacattggacttcaagcaatgtggattctgtgcctcttctcTCTTACTCCAGACtgtgggaccttgatttccaaaggaaatgcaaaatttactttcatcagagaacataactttggaccacacagcagcagtccagtcctttttgtgtttagcccaggcgagacacttctgacgctgtgtcttgctcaagagtggcttgacacaaggaatgcaacagctgaaacctatgtcttgcatacatctgtacTTGGTGGTCAAGTCAGCAGCCTTCCCCATGAttttgtagcctacagaactagactgagagaccatttaaaggcctttgtaggtgttttgagttaattagctgattagagtgtggcaccaggtgtcttcaatattgaaccttttcacaatattcaaattttctgaggtactgaatttggggttttcattagttgtcagttataatcatcaaaattaaaagaaataaacactgacatatatcagtctgtgtggaatgaatgtatacattatacaacattttgaaattatttttgggaatcatggacactgcatcctctggactaaagagaacAGGGACCATCCAACTTGTTATCAGCTTAcagttaaaatgtattacaacagcatgcatccatagtaaaagagtctgggtgcctaactggccagcctgcagtccagac
This portion of the Esox lucius isolate fEsoLuc1 chromosome 13, fEsoLuc1.pri, whole genome shotgun sequence genome encodes:
- the entpd2a.2 gene encoding ectonucleoside triphosphate diphosphohydrolase 2, whose protein sequence is MSTQVCQVLAPAVFLLLGITGILLVVIRTDDIREPPQFMYGVVLDAGSSHTAVYIYKWPSDKQNGTGIVTQHSECHVKGGGISSYAREKGGAGRSLEPCLEQVLKDIPKSRHHLTPVYLGATAGMRLLNIANPTQSEEILEEVGNKLRTYPFDFRGATILSGQEEGAYGWVTVNYLLENFIKYGFVGRWLSPGRGTVGALDFGGASTQISFETSDTVEDKSKVMELRLYGQDYRLYTHSFLCYGRDQVLLRLLAHFIKTQGAGPHVSHPCYPADFSVSVKLNKVFDSPCTAEQRPVPYSPQDSLTVFGTGNYQHCLGNMSQIFSFDKCSFSECSFDGVFQPKVRGNFMAFSAFFYTHVFLQRTTGITVTTPNLLVEATQSVCNMSFKEMLVKAPDQKDRLQDYCAASVFIQVLMLRGYGFDELSFPRISFTKKAGDTSIGWALGYMLSLSSLLPEERIGLRKALRHESWTGLIFLFVFLLLIGTGYLLQKTYQKKKGCDSVI